One genomic segment of Ignavibacteriota bacterium includes these proteins:
- the lepA gene encoding elongation factor 4 → MENIRNFCIIAHIDHGKSTLADMLLDVTGTVSKREAKAQLLDDMDLERERGITIKSHAIKMSYTHSDNKLYNLNLIDTPGHVDFSYEVSRSLAACEGALLVVDAAQGVEAQTISNVYLAVEAGLEIIPIINKIDLPSARVDVIKNQIIDLIGCEENDIILASAKARIGFDEILDAIIHKIPPPNGDPNKPLQALIFDSVFDAYRGAIAYVRIVNGVLKTKDQIRFFASNAVCQAEEIGILGLKKIKTEELSTGDVGYVIGSIKDVHDTKVGDTITHARNGAEAPLAGYKNIKPMVFSGLYPSDSDDYEDLRDAIEKLQLNDASLVFIPETSAALGFGFRCGFLGMLHMEIIQERLEREYNQSIVTTLPNVEYHAYKRNGEKVIVDNPAELPPVGDIERIEEPYVKSQIVVPSEYLGNIMKLAIEKRGIYKNTTYIDPTRADVEYEFPLSEIIFDFFDKLKSTTRGYASFDYEFIGYRISDLVKLDIMLNGDVVDALSIVVHKDKAYDWGRKVCTKLKDLIPRQMFEIAVQAAIGNKIISRTSIKALRKNVLAKCYGGDITRKRKLLEKQKEGKKRMKQIGNVEIPQEAFLAVLQIDE, encoded by the coding sequence ATGGAAAATATTAGAAATTTTTGCATAATCGCACATATTGATCACGGCAAATCAACATTGGCAGATATGCTTTTGGATGTTACCGGAACCGTATCTAAAAGGGAAGCTAAAGCCCAGCTTTTAGATGATATGGATTTAGAGCGTGAAAGAGGAATTACAATAAAATCTCACGCAATAAAAATGAGTTACACACACTCCGATAATAAATTATATAATCTGAATTTAATTGATACACCCGGACACGTAGATTTTTCTTACGAAGTTTCAAGATCACTTGCTGCTTGCGAAGGCGCTTTACTTGTTGTGGATGCCGCTCAAGGTGTTGAAGCTCAGACAATCAGCAATGTTTATTTAGCAGTTGAAGCGGGTTTGGAAATTATTCCAATTATAAATAAAATTGATTTGCCAAGCGCAAGAGTTGATGTAATTAAAAATCAAATAATTGATTTAATTGGCTGTGAAGAAAATGATATAATTTTAGCAAGCGCAAAAGCTAGAATTGGTTTTGATGAAATTCTAGATGCAATTATTCATAAAATTCCTCCGCCGAATGGTGATCCCAACAAACCTTTACAAGCCCTAATTTTTGATTCGGTTTTTGATGCTTATCGCGGAGCAATTGCTTATGTAAGAATTGTAAATGGAGTTCTTAAAACAAAAGATCAAATTAGATTTTTTGCAAGCAACGCAGTTTGTCAAGCTGAGGAAATTGGAATTCTGGGTTTAAAGAAAATCAAAACTGAAGAATTAAGCACCGGCGATGTTGGTTACGTCATTGGAAGTATTAAAGATGTTCACGATACAAAAGTCGGCGATACAATTACGCATGCAAGAAATGGCGCAGAAGCTCCGCTTGCCGGATATAAAAATATTAAGCCAATGGTTTTTTCCGGATTATATCCATCTGATTCCGATGATTATGAAGATTTAAGAGATGCAATTGAAAAACTTCAACTTAATGATGCGTCATTAGTTTTTATTCCGGAAACTTCTGCAGCTTTAGGATTTGGATTTCGCTGCGGATTTCTTGGAATGCTTCACATGGAAATTATCCAAGAAAGACTTGAACGCGAATATAATCAATCAATTGTTACAACATTACCAAACGTTGAATATCATGCATATAAAAGAAATGGTGAAAAAGTAATTGTTGATAATCCGGCAGAACTTCCTCCGGTTGGCGATATCGAAAGAATTGAAGAGCCTTATGTTAAATCTCAAATAGTTGTCCCAAGCGAATATTTGGGCAATATTATGAAACTTGCAATTGAGAAAAGAGGAATCTATAAAAATACAACTTATATAGATCCAACGCGTGCAGATGTTGAATATGAATTTCCGCTTTCAGAAATTATTTTTGATTTCTTTGATAAATTAAAATCTACAACGAGAGGTTACGCTTCTTTTGATTATGAATTTATTGGCTATAGAATTTCTGATCTTGTGAAATTGGATATTATGCTTAACGGTGATGTTGTAGATGCGCTTTCAATTGTTGTTCATAAAGACAAAGCTTATGATTGGGGAAGGAAAGTCTGCACAAAATTAAAGGATTTAATTCCCCGACAGATGTTTGAAATTGCAGTTCAAGCCGCAATCGGAAATAAAATTATTTCCAGAACAAGTATTAAAGCTTTACGTAAAAATGTACTTGCAAAATGTTACGGCGGTGATATTACGAGAAAACGTAAATTACTTGAAAAACAAAAAGAAGGCAAAAAAAGAATGAAACAGATTGGTAATGTGGAAATTCCTCAAGAAGCATTTCTTGCCGTATTACAAATTGATGAATAA
- the lepB gene encoding signal peptidase I has protein sequence MLSKDEKNKERQIIKLNKTPLHKFLDFWKNLFYAAIAALLIKTFFIETSRVPTGSMEQTIMVGDFLFVNKFIYGASTPRNIPFTNVVLPYYQLPAIDEPEKGDIFVFEYPGDRDVIVPTEVLSYVKRCVAAAGDTIEIKNKVIFVNGNELHRPANIQYLVPQILPKSYTRPDIFPKGSGWNKDQYGPLVIPKKGDIIKLTLQNIETYRTLINRNYGKEVVKVVDGNIYINGKLTTEYEIPQDYYFAIGDNRDDSSDSRYWGFVPREKIVGEALMIYWSWNPEIPFSNFFKLLGSTRFNRIAKLVR, from the coding sequence ATGCTTTCAAAAGATGAAAAAAATAAAGAAAGGCAGATTATAAAACTTAATAAAACACCTTTGCATAAATTTTTAGATTTTTGGAAAAATTTATTTTATGCGGCAATCGCAGCTTTGTTAATAAAAACATTCTTTATCGAAACTTCAAGAGTTCCAACCGGTTCTATGGAACAAACAATTATGGTCGGTGATTTTTTATTTGTAAATAAATTTATTTACGGAGCATCAACTCCAAGAAACATTCCTTTTACAAATGTTGTGCTCCCGTATTATCAATTACCGGCAATAGACGAGCCTGAGAAAGGCGATATTTTTGTTTTTGAATATCCCGGAGATAGAGATGTAATTGTTCCAACTGAAGTTTTAAGTTATGTAAAAAGATGCGTGGCAGCAGCCGGAGATACTATTGAAATTAAAAATAAAGTAATATTTGTTAATGGAAACGAGTTGCATCGCCCAGCAAATATTCAATATTTAGTTCCGCAGATTTTACCAAAAAGTTACACACGACCAGATATTTTCCCCAAAGGAAGCGGTTGGAATAAAGATCAATACGGCCCATTAGTAATTCCCAAAAAGGGAGATATTATAAAACTAACTTTACAAAATATTGAAACTTATAGAACTTTGATTAATAGAAATTATGGAAAAGAAGTTGTAAAAGTTGTTGATGGAAATATTTATATTAACGGAAAATTAACTACCGAATATGAAATTCCTCAAGATTATTATTTTGCAATCGGCGATAATAGAGACGATAGTTCAGATAGCAGATATTGGGGATTTGTTCCCCGCGAAAAAATTGTAGGTGAAGCATTAATGATTTATTGGTCGTGGAATCCCGAAATTCCATTTAGTAATTTTTTCAAACTTTTAGGCTCAACAAGATTTAATAGAATTGCTAAATTAGTTCGTTAA
- a CDS encoding S8 family peptidase: MKTSIIIFTILFTASLIAQEKYLIYFKDKGDVLSKFADKEKISNEILSEKSIERRKKNLGENYLTISDLPINENYIDKLEESNIKIINKLKWFNAVSAFLSNDELNRIKEFSFISKIEKVRKLKSLKPINDNSEKNNVLSKSNQTYTYDYGSSLTQNELSEIPAVHDFGFSGEGVIIGILDTGFDWQTVNSLKNKNVIAEHDFVFNDSLTANETDEDVSTQHNHGTSVFSILAGFEEGKIVGPAFNSSFILAKTEYVPSETHVEEDNYAAALEWMDSIGVDITTSSLGYSVFDKTDFSYTYEDMDGKTTIVTKAAELAFEKGITVITSAGNEGNSVGNDSTYWYYISAPGDGFNTLTIGAVTSSNTIASFSSRGPTYDGRIKPEVVAQGVSVFNANAGNESSYSFGNGTSYSAPIVAGIAGQLLSAFPHLSNKQIRSILIKSGDNQVSPNTSIGYGLVSSLKAILFPNLEMISDKYFINKIISDSFGIQTNTVEVISESGNKFSVNQKSGIYYQIELPSEISSTNNKIYFTYKDLQNNIIRDPKEGFYELYFDDLINDTTEEIPQSFKLLQNYPNPFNHGTIINYSLSNERFQNIQLKVYDILGREITTLVNENKSKGNFSVYFDSKKLASGIYFYTLRTSDFSETKKMMLLK; encoded by the coding sequence ATGAAAACATCAATAATAATTTTTACAATTTTATTTACTGCATCTTTAATTGCGCAAGAAAAATATCTTATTTACTTCAAAGATAAAGGTGATGTGCTTTCTAAGTTTGCTGATAAAGAAAAAATTTCAAATGAGATTCTTTCAGAAAAAAGTATTGAACGAAGAAAGAAAAATTTGGGTGAAAATTATTTAACAATTTCCGATCTTCCAATAAATGAAAATTATATTGATAAGTTGGAAGAAAGTAATATTAAAATTATCAATAAGCTAAAATGGTTCAATGCCGTAAGTGCTTTTCTTAGTAATGATGAATTAAATCGAATTAAAGAATTTTCATTTATTTCAAAAATTGAAAAAGTTAGAAAATTAAAATCGTTAAAACCAATAAATGATAATTCCGAAAAAAATAACGTACTTTCAAAATCAAATCAAACTTATACATATGATTATGGATCTTCGTTAACACAAAATGAACTTTCGGAAATTCCCGCTGTTCACGATTTTGGTTTTTCCGGCGAAGGAGTTATTATTGGAATTTTGGACACCGGTTTTGATTGGCAAACTGTAAATTCACTAAAAAATAAAAATGTGATTGCAGAACACGATTTTGTTTTTAATGATAGTTTAACTGCAAATGAAACCGATGAAGATGTTTCAACGCAACATAATCACGGAACAAGCGTATTCTCAATTTTAGCCGGATTTGAAGAAGGAAAAATTGTAGGGCCAGCTTTTAATTCTTCTTTCATTTTAGCGAAAACAGAATATGTTCCTTCAGAAACTCACGTTGAAGAAGATAACTATGCCGCAGCTTTGGAATGGATGGATTCTATCGGGGTTGATATTACAACTTCATCTTTAGGTTACAGCGTATTTGATAAAACAGATTTTTCCTATACTTATGAAGATATGGATGGAAAAACTACAATTGTAACAAAAGCCGCAGAATTAGCATTTGAAAAGGGGATCACAGTAATTACATCTGCGGGAAATGAAGGAAATAGTGTTGGGAATGATTCCACTTATTGGTACTATATTTCTGCTCCCGGTGATGGATTTAATACTTTAACAATCGGAGCAGTTACAAGTTCAAATACAATTGCTTCATTTAGTTCACGCGGACCAACTTACGATGGAAGAATTAAGCCGGAAGTTGTTGCGCAAGGTGTTTCAGTATTTAATGCAAATGCCGGAAACGAAAGTTCATACTCTTTTGGAAACGGAACTTCTTATTCGGCTCCAATTGTGGCGGGAATTGCCGGACAATTATTATCAGCTTTTCCGCATTTATCAAATAAACAAATTAGAAGTATTTTGATTAAAAGCGGTGATAATCAAGTTAGCCCAAATACAAGTATCGGTTACGGTTTAGTTTCTTCGCTGAAAGCTATTTTATTTCCAAATTTAGAAATGATATCCGATAAATATTTTATAAATAAAATAATTTCCGATTCATTTGGAATTCAAACCAATACAGTTGAAGTGATTTCCGAAAGTGGGAATAAGTTTTCCGTAAATCAAAAAAGTGGAATTTATTATCAAATCGAATTACCGTCAGAAATTTCCTCAACCAATAATAAAATTTATTTTACTTATAAAGATTTGCAGAATAATATAATCAGAGATCCAAAAGAAGGATTTTATGAATTATATTTTGATGATTTAATTAACGATACAACAGAAGAAATACCGCAATCTTTTAAGCTTTTGCAAAATTATCCTAATCCATTTAATCATGGAACAATTATAAATTATTCTCTTTCAAATGAAAGATTTCAAAATATCCAATTAAAAGTTTATGATATTTTAGGAAGGGAAATTACAACTTTGGTAAATGAAAATAAATCAAAGGGGAATTTTTCTGTTTATTTCGATTCGAAAAAATTAGCTTCCGGAATTTATTTTTACACACTTCGAACTTCAGATTTTTCTGAAACCAAAAAAATGATGCTTTTAAAGTAA